GCGAGGCGGCCGGCCCGGCCACGTGCTCGCGGCAGAACTCCAGCATCTCGGCGAGCTCGGGGCCGTCCTTCGGCGAGAGGATCACCATGTTGGGGATGCAACGCAGATAGCTCAGGTCGAATACGCCGTGGTGCGTGCCGCCGTCCTCGCCCACCAGGCCCCCACGATCGATGGCGAAGATGACCGGCAGGTTCTGGAGGGCGACGTCGTGCACGATGATGTCGAACGCCCGCTGGAGGAAGGTTGAGTAGATCGCGACCACCGGCTTGCGCCCGGCGGCGGCCAGACCGGCCGCGAAGCAGACGGCGTGCTGCTCGGCAATGCCCACGTCGAAGTAGCGCTCGGGGAATCGCTCGTTGAACTTGTCGAGGCCGGTGCCGTCCGGCATCGCGGCGGTGATGCCCACGATCCCGCGGTCCCTCTCCGCCATCTCGATCAGCGTGTCGGCGAACACGGCGGTGTAGCTGCGCGCCGAGGCCCTCTTGTGCGCGACGCCCGTGGCAGGCTCGAATGGAGTGACGGCGTGGAACTTGCGCGCGTCGTCCTCCGCGCGCACGTAGCCCTTTCCCTTGACGGTCATCAGGTGCACGAGCACCGGCCCCTGCATCTGCTTGACCCGGCCGAATACCTCGATCAGCGTGGCGAGGTCGTGGCCGTCGAGCGGACCAATGTAGGAGAAGCCCATCTGCTCGAACACGACCCCCGACTGGTCCGGCGAGACCAGATTCGTCACGCTGTGCTTCAGGAGACCGCCGGCCGCCCGCGAGGCCATGTCGCCCGCCGGAAGACGCTTGAGCACGGATCGCGTGCGCCGCTCGATGTCCTGGTACCAGCCCGAAATGCGAACCATCGCCAGGTATTTCGAGAGCGCTCCGACGTTCGGCGCGATGGACATCGCGTTGTCATTGAGCACAACGGTGAAGTCGCGGCCGCTATGGCCCGCGTTGTTGAGGCCCTCCAACGCCAGACCGCCGGTGAGGCCGGCGTCGCCAATGACCGCCACCACCGACTCCTTGCCGCCCACCATATCGCGCGCGACGGCGAAGCCATATGCGGCGGAGATCGATGTGCTGGCGTGGCCGGCGCCGTAGAGGTCGTATGGGCTCTCGGTGCGGCGCAGAAACCCGCTGATACCTCCGTACTGGCGCAGCGTCGGGAACTCGCCCAGACGGCCCGTGAGCATCTTGTGCGCGTAGCACTGGTGGCCCACATCCCAGACAATCTTGTCCTCAGGCACGCTGTAGACGGCATGCAGGGCCAGGATCATGTCGACGGCCCCGAGGTTCGACGCGAAGTGGCCGCCGGTCTTGGAAAGGTTGTCGATGATCGCCTGCCGAAGCTCGGCGGCGACCTGCTTGAGCTGCTCGAGGCTCAGCGACTTCAGGTCAGACGGGGAGTGTATGGCGGTGAGAAGGTCGGACATGGGGCTATCCCTCAGCTACGTCGATGGGCCGGGTGTGCGCGGGCGGGTCCATACGCCGACGCCGCGCAAAGTCTACCCGGCGCGCTCAATGGGTGTCAATCGGCCGCGTTGCCTCACCAAATACCTGACCGAAGCGGTTTCGTTGCCTCACGTAAGAACCTAACCGAAGGCCGGCCGAGCTGAAGGGCCTTCGGGAGGGGTCATGAGGCGACAGATGAGCAAGCGTGCACG
The genomic region above belongs to Chthonomonadales bacterium and contains:
- a CDS encoding 1-deoxy-D-xylulose-5-phosphate synthase — translated: MSDLLTAIHSPSDLKSLSLEQLKQVAAELRQAIIDNLSKTGGHFASNLGAVDMILALHAVYSVPEDKIVWDVGHQCYAHKMLTGRLGEFPTLRQYGGISGFLRRTESPYDLYGAGHASTSISAAYGFAVARDMVGGKESVVAVIGDAGLTGGLALEGLNNAGHSGRDFTVVLNDNAMSIAPNVGALSKYLAMVRISGWYQDIERRTRSVLKRLPAGDMASRAAGGLLKHSVTNLVSPDQSGVVFEQMGFSYIGPLDGHDLATLIEVFGRVKQMQGPVLVHLMTVKGKGYVRAEDDARKFHAVTPFEPATGVAHKRASARSYTAVFADTLIEMAERDRGIVGITAAMPDGTGLDKFNERFPERYFDVGIAEQHAVCFAAGLAAAGRKPVVAIYSTFLQRAFDIIVHDVALQNLPVIFAIDRGGLVGEDGGTHHGVFDLSYLRCIPNMVILSPKDGPELAEMLEFCREHVAGPAASPIAVRYPRGAAIEPDWRRPSPPVELGRAEVLAEGDDVALVVIGSAVQPAFEAARRLADEGIHATVLNARFVKPLDGAAIVGAARRTRRMVLIEENVRAGGFGSGVLEALAEAGLTGVAVRHLGVADHFIEHGAPDILRQVCGLAVDDCVAAARDLVVAAVPVASADRA